A genomic region of Trifolium pratense cultivar HEN17-A07 linkage group LG3, ARS_RC_1.1, whole genome shotgun sequence contains the following coding sequences:
- the LOC123913294 gene encoding transcription factor IIIA-like: MEETLQSDEIPKFRDIRRYYCQYCGICRSKKTLITSHVNSEHKEEVEKARVESEPDAEGALKSNTCEECGASFKKHAYLLQHMQSHSLERPFVCSLEDCKVSYRRKDHLNRHLLQHQGKTFQCPIENCKSGFSLQSNLKRHVEEIHDENSTPIRSDENQKQFVCPEIGCGKVFRYASQLRKHEDSHVKLDTVEVVCLEPGCMKVFTNAECLRAHVKSCHQYVTCDTCGTKQLKKNMKRHLRTHETSTSLEPFKCEFKGCDRTFSTKSNLHTHQKAVHFQVKPFVCGFPNCGMRFAYKHVRDNHEKTAKHVFTLGDFEETDEQFRSRPRGGVKRKCPTVEMLVRKRVTPPSQLENLLFMQHC, from the exons ATGGAAGAAACTTTGCAAAGTGATGAAATACCGAAATTCAGAGATATCAGACGCTATTACTGCCAATACTGTGGTATCTGTAGATCCAAAAAAACCCTAATTACCTCACATGTCAATTCAGAACACAAG GAGGAGGTGGAGAAGGCAAGAGTTGAATCTGAACCTGATGCAGAGGGTGCTTTGAAATCTAATACTTGTGAAGAATGTGGTGCTAGTTTCAAAAAACATGCTTATTTGTTGCAGCATATGCAAAGTCATTCACTTGAG AGACCATTTGTATGTAGCCTTGAAGATTGTAAGGTGAGTTACAGAAGAAAGGATCATCTAAATCGCCACCTTCTACAGCATCAAGGGAAAACTTTTCAATGTCCTATTGAGAATTGCAAAAGTGGCTTCTCATTGCAAAGCAATTTGAAAAGACATGTTGAAGAGATTCATGATGAAAATTCGACCCCTATTAGAAGTGACGAAAATCAGAAGCAGTTTGTTTGTCCTGAAATTGGTTGTGGAAAGGTTTTCAGATATGCATCACAGCTACGGAAACATGAAGATTCTCATG TTAAGCTCGATACGGTTGAAGTGGTGTGCTTAGAGCCTGGTTGCATGAAAGTTTTCACCAATGCAGAGTGCCTTAGAGCTCATGTTAAGTCTTGCCATCAATATGTGACCTGCGACACTTGTGGGACTAAGCAACTAAAGAAGAACATGAAGAGGCATCTCCGCACACACGAAACCAGCACTTCATTAGAACCCTTTAAATGTGAATTTAAGGGTTGTGACCGCACATTCTCAACT AAATCAAATCTTCATACGCATCAGAAAGCAGTGCACTTTCAAGTAAAGCCGTTTGTGTGTGGCTTTCCTAACTGTGGAATGAGGTTTGCTTACAAACACGTGAGAGATAATCATGAGAAGACTGCTAAACATGTTTTTACCCTT GGTGATTTTGAAGAAACTGATGAACAATTCAGGTCAAGGCCAAGGGGAGGGGTGAAGAGAAAATGTCCTACGGTAGAAATGTTGGTTAGGAAGAGAGTTACTCCACCTAGTCAATTGGAGAACTTGTTATTTATGCAGCACTGTTAG
- the LOC123913295 gene encoding E3 ubiquitin-protein ligase KEG isoform X1 produces MKIPCCSVCQTRYNEEERVPLLLQCGHGFCRECLSRMFSASSDATLTCPRCRHVSTVGNSVLALRKNYAVLSLIHSAVEASAAASGGGNRGSNFECDLTDDDEDGDGEDDDENDEEKRRRNSRGSQTSSSGGCAPVIEVGVHQDLKLVKRIAEGRRAGVDMWTAVIGGGRCRHHVAVKKAVITEGMDLDWMLVKLEDLRRASMWCRNVCTFHGAMKVDESLCLVMDKCYGSVRSEMQRNEGRLTLEQVLRYGADIARGVVELHAAGVICMNLKPSNLLLDTNGHAVVSDYGLATILKKPSCWKARPECDSTKIHSCMECIMLSPHYTAPEAWEPVKKSLNLFWDDGIGISPESDAWSFGCTLVEMCTGAIPWAGLSAEEIYRAVVKAKKQPPQYASVVGGGIPRELWKMIGECLQFKPSKRPTFNAMLAIFLRHLQEIPRSPPASPDNDLVKGSVSNVTEASPVPELEVHQDPNHLHRLVSEGDVTGVRDFLAKAATENESNYMSSLLEAQNADGQTALHLACRRGSAELVETILEYEEANVDVLDKDGDPPLVFALAAGSHECVRSLIKRNASVKSRLRDGFGPSVAHVCAYHGQPDCMRELLLAGADPNAVDDEGESVLHRAIAKKFTDCALVIVENGGCRSMTILNSKNLTPLHLCVATWNVSVVKRWVEVATSDEIAEAIDIPSHIGTALCMAAASKKDHESEGRDLVRILLTAGADPSAQDSQNGRTALHTAAMTNDVELVQVILAAGVDVNTRNVHNSIPLHLALARGAKACVGLLLDAGADYNLQDDDGDNAFHIAAETAKMIRENLDWLIVMLKNPDADIEVRNHSGKTLRDILEALPREWISEDLMEALSNRGVHLSPTIFEVGDWVKFKRTVTTPTHGWQGARPKSVGFVQSIPDRDNLIVSFCSGEVHVLPNEVVKVVPLDRGQHVQLKGDVKEPRFGWRGQSRDSIGTVLCVDDDGILRVGFPGASRGWKADPAEMERVEEFKVGDWVRIRPTLTSAKHGLGAVTPGSIGIVYCIRPDSSLLIELSYLPNPWHCEPEEVEHVPPFRVRYRLFYSLTYYLCPVFVTKLVFVLQIGDKVCVKRSVAEPRYAWGGETHHSVGRISEIENDGLLVIEIPNRPIPWQADPSDMEKVEDFKVGDWVRVKASVSSPKYGWEDITRNSIGVIHSLEEDGDVGVAFCFRSKPFSCSVTDVEKVPPFEVGQEIHVMQSVSQPRLGWSNESPATVGKIVRIDMDGALNAKVTGRQSLWKVSPGDAERLPGFEVGDWVRSKPSLGNRPSYDWNSVGRESLAVVHSVQDSGYLELACCFRKGKWITHYTDVEKVPSLKVGQYVSFRVGLVEPRWGWRGAQPESQGIITSIHADGEVRVAFFGLPGLWKGDPSDLQAEQIFEVGEWVRLKENANNWKSIGPGSVGVVQGIGYEGDETDRSTYVGFCGEQEKWVGPSSHLERVDKLFAGQKVRVKQYVKQPRFGWSGHTHASIGTIQAIDADGKLRIYTPAGSKTWMLDPSEVDVVEEKELCIGDWVRVRASVSTPTHHWGEVIHSSVGVVHRMEDDNLWVSFCFVERLWLCKASEMERVRPYKVGDKVRIRDGLVSPRWGWGMETHASRGQVVGVDANGKLRIRFRWREGRPWIGDPADIALDEN; encoded by the exons atgaaaatccCTTGTTGTTCGGTGTGCCAAACGCGGTACAACGAAGAAGAACGAgttcctcttcttcttcaatgTGGCCATGGTTTCTGCAGAGAGTGTCTTTCTAGAATGTTCTCAGCTTCATCAGACGCTACTCTCACCTGTCCACGGTGTCGTCATGTATCAACCGTCGGTAATTCTGTTTTAGCTTTACGGAAGAACTATGCGGTGCTTTCGTTAATCCATTCCGCCGTGGAAGCTTCTGCTGCCGCTTCCGGTGGCGGCAACCGAGGTTCGAATTTTGAATGTGATTTAACTGACGATGATGAAGACGGTGATGGTGAAGATGACGACGAGAATGATGAGGAGAAACGGCGGCGGAACAGTCGTGGCTCGCAGACTTCGAGTTCTGGTGGTTGTGCTCCGGTGATTGAGGTCGGTGTGCATCAGGATTTGAAATTAGTGAAGCGGATTGCGGAAGGAAGGAGAGCTGGTGTTGATATGTGGACGGCGGTGATCGGAGGTGGACGGTGTCGGCATCATGTGGCGGTGAAGAAAGCGGTTATAACTGAGGGAATGGATTTGGATTGGATGTTAGTGAAATTGGAGGATTTGCGTAGGGCTTCGATGTGGTGTAGAAATGTTTGTACTTTTCATGGTGCGATGAAGGTTGATGAAAGTTTGTGTCTTGTGATGGATAAATGTTATGGATCGGTTCGCTCCGAGATGCAGCGGAATGAAGGAAGACTCACATTGGAGCAAGTTTTAag ATATGGAGCAGACATTGCACGAGGGGTTGTTGAGCTTCATGCTGCAGGCGTTATTTGCATGAATTTAAAGCCTTCCAATCTACTTCTTGATACAAATGGTCATGCTGTGGTTTCTGATTATGGACTTGCTACAATTCTGAAGAAGCCTTCCTGTTGGAAGGCTCGACCTGAGTGTGACTCCACAAAGATCCATTCCTGTATGGAATGTATAATGCTTAGCCCACATTATACAGCACCAGAGGCTTGGGAACCTGTGAAGAAGTCATTAAATTTGTTCTGGGATGATGGAATAGGTATATCTCCCGAATCAGATGCCTGGAGTTTTGGTTGTACATTGGTGGAGATGTGCACGGGTGCAATTCC TTGGGCTGGTTTAAGTGCAGAGGAAATCTATCGAGCAGTTGTCAAGGCAAAGAAGCAGCCTCCACAATATGCTAGTGTGGTTGGTGGAGGAATTCCAAGGGAACTGTGGAAGATGATTGGAGAGTGCTTACAATTCAAACCATCTAAAAGACCTACCTTCAATGCAATGCTGGCAATATTTCTCCGTCATTTGCAAGAAATACCACGCAGCCCTCCTGCAAGCCCGGATAA TGACCTTGTTAAGGGGTCTGTATCAAATGTGACAGAGGCTTCCCCAGTACCTGAATTAGAAGTCCATCAGGACCCAAATCATCTTCATCGACTTGTGTCTGAAGGGGATGTCACTGGTGTTAG AGACTTTCTGGCAAAGGCTGCAACAGAAAATGAAAGCAACTACATGTCTTCTCTGTTGGAAGCTCAAAATGCTGATGGACAAACGGCTCTCCACTTGGCTTGTAGACGTGGCAGTGCAGAACTTGTTGAGACAATTCTGGAGTATGAAGAGGCTAATGTTGATGTCTTGGACAAAGATGGGGATCCTCCTCTTGTTTTTGCCTTAGCAGCTGGGTCCCATGAATGTGTGCGTAGCCTTATCAAAAGAAATGCTAGTGTGAAGTCACGATTGAGAGATGGGTTTGGCCCATCAGTAGCTCATGTTTGTGCATATCATGGTCAGCCAGATTGTATGCGA GAGTTGCTTTTAGCTGGAGCTGATCCCAATGCAGTGGATGATGAAGGTGAATCAGTACTGCATAGGGCAATTGCCAAGAAGTTCACAGACTGTGCTCTTGTGATAGTGGAAAATGGAGGCTGTAGATCGATGACCATCTTGAATTCAAAAAATCTGAC ACCACTGCACTTGTGTGTAGCGACGTGGAATGTTTCTGTTGTGAAGAGATGGGTGGAAGTTGCAACTTCTGATGAGATTGCTGAAGCGATTGACATACCAAGCCATATCGGCACTGCCTTGTGCATGGCAGCTGCTTCTAAGAAAGACCATGAAAGTG AGGGGAGAGACTTGGTGCGGATATTGCTTACAGCAGGAGCTGATCCATCTGCTCAGGATTCACAGAACGGGAGGACAGCTTTGCATACCGCTGCTATGACAAATGATGTGGAATTGGTTCAG GTTATTCTTGCTGCTGGTGTTGATGTTAACACTCGCAATGTGCACAATAGTATACCTCTTCACTTGGCCTTAGCTAGGGGTGCAAAGGCATGTGTTGGACTGCTTCTAGATGCTGGAGCGGATTATAATTTGCAG gatgatgatggtgataatGCTTTCCATATAGCAGCAGAAACAGCAAAAATGATACGCGAAAATCTGGACTGGCTTATTGTTATGCTAAAGAATCCCGATGCTGATATTGAAGTCAGAAACCACAG tgGCAAGACACTACGGGACATCTTAGAGGCTCTACCCCGAGAATGGATATCCGAAGATTTGATGGAGGCACTCTCAAATAGAGGCGTTCATTTATCTCCTACAAT ATTTGAAGTGGGAGATTGGGTGAAGTTTAAAAGAACTGTCACAACTCCAACACATGGGTGGCAAGGTGCTAGACCAAAGAGTGTTGGCTTTGTGCAAAGTATTCCAGACAGGGATAATCTAATCGTTTCATTTTGTTCGGGAGAGGTTCATGTTCTGCCAAATGAAGTTGTAAAAGTTGTTCCATTGGACAGGGGGCAACATGTACAACTGAAAGGAGATGTAAAAGAGCCTAG GTTTGGTTGGCGTGGGCAGTCACGTGACAGCATTGGGACAGTATTATGTGTTGACGATGATGGAATTCTCCGTGTTGGGTTTCCTGGTGCATCCAGAGGATGGAAAGCTGACCCAGCAGAGATGGAACGTGTTGAGGAATTCAAGGTTGGAGATTGGGTTCGTATTCGTCCAACTCTTACATCTGCAAAACATGGGTTAGGAGCTGTGACACCAGGAAGCATTGGCATTGTATATTGTATCCGACCTGACAGTAGTCTGTTAATTGAACTGAGCTATCTTCCAAATCCTTGGCATTGTGAACCAGAGGAGGTTGAGCATGTTCCTCCTTTTAGGGTAAGATATAGATTATTTTATTCTCTGACTTACTATTTATGCCCTGTTTTTGTTACAAAACTTGTATTTGTCTTACAGATTGGGGATAAGGTATGTGTGAAGCGATCTGTCGCAGAACCTAGATATGCTTGGGGTGGTGAGACACATCATAGTGTTGGAAGAATAAGTGAGATTGAGAACGATGGTCTCTTAGTAATAGAAATACCAAATCGACCCATACCATGGCAAGCTGATCCATCTGATATGGAGAAGGTGGAAGATTTTAAG GTTGGAGATTGGGTCAGAGTGAAAGCTTCAGTATCTTCTCCAAAATATGGATGGGAGGATATTACAAGGAACAGTATTGGGGTAATTCATAGTTTGGAGGAGGATGGTGATGTGGGTGTTGCCTTTTGCTTCAGAAGCAAGCCTTTTTCTTGCTCAGTCACTGATGTGGAGAAAGTTCCTCCTTTTGAGGTGGGACAAGAAATTCATGTGATGCAATCTGTTAGTCAGCCACGGCTTGGGTGGTCAAATGAATCACCAGCTACTGTTGGAAAAATAGTGAGAATTGACATGGATGGTGCCCTCAAT GCAAAGGTCACCGGTAGGCAGAGCTTGTGGAAAGTGTCTCCTGGAGATGCTGAACGACTTCCAGGGTTTGAGGTTGGGGATTGGGTACGCTCTAAACCAAGCCTGGGAAATAGACCTAGTTATGACTGGAATAGTGTTGGCAGAGAGAGTTTAGCTGTTGTGCATAGTGTACAGGATTCTGGTTATTTGGAGTTGGCTTGCTGTTTCCGTAAAGGGAAGTGGATCACTCATTATACGGATGTTGAAAAGGTTCCTAGCTTGAAAGTTGGGCAGTATGTTAGTTTCCGAGTTGGTTTGGTTGAACCCAGGTGGGGTTGGAGAGGAGCTCAGCCTGAATCTCAAGGTATTATAACAAGTATTCATGCGGATGGAGAAGTCAGGGTTGCATTCTTTGGTTTGCCAGGACTGTGGAAAGGCGATCCTTCGGACCTGCAGGCAGAACAAATCTTTGAAGTGGGAGAGTGGGTGAGATTGAAAGAAAATGCAAATAATTGGAAATCAATTGGGCCAGGTAGTGTTGGCGTCGTTCAAGGAATAGGGTATGAAGGAGATGAAACTGACAGAAGTACTTACGTAGGCTTTTGTGGGGAGCAAGAGAAATGGGTAGGACCAAGTTCCCATCTTGAAAGAGTTGACAAACTCTTTGCAGGGCAGAAAGTTAGAGTTAAACAATATGTAAAGCAACCTAGATTTGGGTGGTCGGGGCACACCCATGCTAGTATTGGTACTATACAAGCAATTGATGCTGATGGGAAGCTTCGAATATACACTCCAGCAGGTTCAAAAACATGGATGCTGGACCCATCAGAAGTGGACGTCGTGGAAGAGAAGGAGCTTTGTATTGGAGACTGGGTGAGGGTTAGAGCATCAGTTTCAACTCCAACCCACCATTGGGGGGAAGTGATTCATTCAAGCGTGGGGGTGGTGCATCGGATGGAAGATGATAATTTATGGGTTTCATTCTGTTTTGTGGAGAGATTATGGCTTTGCAAGGCAAGCGAAATGGAACGGGTTAGGCCTTATAAAGTAGGGGACAAAGTAAGGATCAGAGATGGACTGGTATCGCCGCGGTGGGGATGGGGGATGGAGACACATGCCAGCAGGGGACAGGTTGTAGGAGTAGATGCAAATGGTAAACTAAGAATAAGGTTCCGTTGGAGGGAAGGTAGGCCTTGGATAGGAGACCCTGCTGATATTGCCCTTGATGAGAACTGA
- the LOC123913295 gene encoding E3 ubiquitin-protein ligase KEG isoform X2 — protein MKIPCCSVCQTRYNEEERVPLLLQCGHGFCRECLSRMFSASSDATLTCPRCRHVSTVGNSVLALRKNYAVLSLIHSAVEASAAASGGGNRGSNFECDLTDDDEDGDGEDDDENDEEKRRRNSRGSQTSSSGGCAPVIEVGVHQDLKLVKRIAEGRRAGVDMWTAVIGGGRCRHHVAVKKAVITEGMDLDWMLVKLEDLRRASMWCRNVCTFHGAMKVDESLCLVMDKCYGSVRSEMQRNEGRLTLEQVLRYGADIARGVVELHAAGVICMNLKPSNLLLDTNGHAVVSDYGLATILKKPSCWKARPECDSTKIHSCMECIMLSPHYTAPEAWEPVKKSLNLFWDDGIGISPESDAWSFGCTLVEMCTGAIPWAGLSAEEIYRAVVKAKKQPPQYASVVGGGIPRELWKMIGECLQFKPSKRPTFNAMLAIFLRHLQEIPRSPPASPDNDLVKGSVSNVTEASPVPELEVHQDPNHLHRLVSEGDVTGVRDFLAKAATENESNYMSSLLEAQNADGQTALHLACRRGSAELVETILEYEEANVDVLDKDGDPPLVFALAAGSHECVRSLIKRNASVKSRLRDGFGPSVAHVCAYHGQPDCMRELLLAGADPNAVDDEGESVLHRAIAKKFTDCALVIVENGGCRSMTILNSKNLTPLHLCVATWNVSVVKRWVEVATSDEIAEAIDIPSHIGTALCMAAASKKDHESEGRDLVRILLTAGADPSAQDSQNGRTALHTAAMTNDVELVQVILAAGVDVNTRNVHNSIPLHLALARGAKACVGLLLDAGADYNLQDDDGDNAFHIAAETAKMIRENLDWLIVMLKNPDADIEVRNHSGKTLRDILEALPREWISEDLMEALSNRGVHLSPTIFEVGDWVKFKRTVTTPTHGWQGARPKSVGFVQSIPDRDNLIVSFCSGEVHVLPNEVVKVVPLDRGQHVQLKGDVKEPRFGWRGQSRDSIGTVLCVDDDGILRVGFPGASRGWKADPAEMERVEEFKVGDWVRIRPTLTSAKHGLGAVTPGSIGIVYCIRPDSSLLIELSYLPNPWHCEPEEVEHVPPFRIGDKVCVKRSVAEPRYAWGGETHHSVGRISEIENDGLLVIEIPNRPIPWQADPSDMEKVEDFKVGDWVRVKASVSSPKYGWEDITRNSIGVIHSLEEDGDVGVAFCFRSKPFSCSVTDVEKVPPFEVGQEIHVMQSVSQPRLGWSNESPATVGKIVRIDMDGALNAKVTGRQSLWKVSPGDAERLPGFEVGDWVRSKPSLGNRPSYDWNSVGRESLAVVHSVQDSGYLELACCFRKGKWITHYTDVEKVPSLKVGQYVSFRVGLVEPRWGWRGAQPESQGIITSIHADGEVRVAFFGLPGLWKGDPSDLQAEQIFEVGEWVRLKENANNWKSIGPGSVGVVQGIGYEGDETDRSTYVGFCGEQEKWVGPSSHLERVDKLFAGQKVRVKQYVKQPRFGWSGHTHASIGTIQAIDADGKLRIYTPAGSKTWMLDPSEVDVVEEKELCIGDWVRVRASVSTPTHHWGEVIHSSVGVVHRMEDDNLWVSFCFVERLWLCKASEMERVRPYKVGDKVRIRDGLVSPRWGWGMETHASRGQVVGVDANGKLRIRFRWREGRPWIGDPADIALDEN, from the exons atgaaaatccCTTGTTGTTCGGTGTGCCAAACGCGGTACAACGAAGAAGAACGAgttcctcttcttcttcaatgTGGCCATGGTTTCTGCAGAGAGTGTCTTTCTAGAATGTTCTCAGCTTCATCAGACGCTACTCTCACCTGTCCACGGTGTCGTCATGTATCAACCGTCGGTAATTCTGTTTTAGCTTTACGGAAGAACTATGCGGTGCTTTCGTTAATCCATTCCGCCGTGGAAGCTTCTGCTGCCGCTTCCGGTGGCGGCAACCGAGGTTCGAATTTTGAATGTGATTTAACTGACGATGATGAAGACGGTGATGGTGAAGATGACGACGAGAATGATGAGGAGAAACGGCGGCGGAACAGTCGTGGCTCGCAGACTTCGAGTTCTGGTGGTTGTGCTCCGGTGATTGAGGTCGGTGTGCATCAGGATTTGAAATTAGTGAAGCGGATTGCGGAAGGAAGGAGAGCTGGTGTTGATATGTGGACGGCGGTGATCGGAGGTGGACGGTGTCGGCATCATGTGGCGGTGAAGAAAGCGGTTATAACTGAGGGAATGGATTTGGATTGGATGTTAGTGAAATTGGAGGATTTGCGTAGGGCTTCGATGTGGTGTAGAAATGTTTGTACTTTTCATGGTGCGATGAAGGTTGATGAAAGTTTGTGTCTTGTGATGGATAAATGTTATGGATCGGTTCGCTCCGAGATGCAGCGGAATGAAGGAAGACTCACATTGGAGCAAGTTTTAag ATATGGAGCAGACATTGCACGAGGGGTTGTTGAGCTTCATGCTGCAGGCGTTATTTGCATGAATTTAAAGCCTTCCAATCTACTTCTTGATACAAATGGTCATGCTGTGGTTTCTGATTATGGACTTGCTACAATTCTGAAGAAGCCTTCCTGTTGGAAGGCTCGACCTGAGTGTGACTCCACAAAGATCCATTCCTGTATGGAATGTATAATGCTTAGCCCACATTATACAGCACCAGAGGCTTGGGAACCTGTGAAGAAGTCATTAAATTTGTTCTGGGATGATGGAATAGGTATATCTCCCGAATCAGATGCCTGGAGTTTTGGTTGTACATTGGTGGAGATGTGCACGGGTGCAATTCC TTGGGCTGGTTTAAGTGCAGAGGAAATCTATCGAGCAGTTGTCAAGGCAAAGAAGCAGCCTCCACAATATGCTAGTGTGGTTGGTGGAGGAATTCCAAGGGAACTGTGGAAGATGATTGGAGAGTGCTTACAATTCAAACCATCTAAAAGACCTACCTTCAATGCAATGCTGGCAATATTTCTCCGTCATTTGCAAGAAATACCACGCAGCCCTCCTGCAAGCCCGGATAA TGACCTTGTTAAGGGGTCTGTATCAAATGTGACAGAGGCTTCCCCAGTACCTGAATTAGAAGTCCATCAGGACCCAAATCATCTTCATCGACTTGTGTCTGAAGGGGATGTCACTGGTGTTAG AGACTTTCTGGCAAAGGCTGCAACAGAAAATGAAAGCAACTACATGTCTTCTCTGTTGGAAGCTCAAAATGCTGATGGACAAACGGCTCTCCACTTGGCTTGTAGACGTGGCAGTGCAGAACTTGTTGAGACAATTCTGGAGTATGAAGAGGCTAATGTTGATGTCTTGGACAAAGATGGGGATCCTCCTCTTGTTTTTGCCTTAGCAGCTGGGTCCCATGAATGTGTGCGTAGCCTTATCAAAAGAAATGCTAGTGTGAAGTCACGATTGAGAGATGGGTTTGGCCCATCAGTAGCTCATGTTTGTGCATATCATGGTCAGCCAGATTGTATGCGA GAGTTGCTTTTAGCTGGAGCTGATCCCAATGCAGTGGATGATGAAGGTGAATCAGTACTGCATAGGGCAATTGCCAAGAAGTTCACAGACTGTGCTCTTGTGATAGTGGAAAATGGAGGCTGTAGATCGATGACCATCTTGAATTCAAAAAATCTGAC ACCACTGCACTTGTGTGTAGCGACGTGGAATGTTTCTGTTGTGAAGAGATGGGTGGAAGTTGCAACTTCTGATGAGATTGCTGAAGCGATTGACATACCAAGCCATATCGGCACTGCCTTGTGCATGGCAGCTGCTTCTAAGAAAGACCATGAAAGTG AGGGGAGAGACTTGGTGCGGATATTGCTTACAGCAGGAGCTGATCCATCTGCTCAGGATTCACAGAACGGGAGGACAGCTTTGCATACCGCTGCTATGACAAATGATGTGGAATTGGTTCAG GTTATTCTTGCTGCTGGTGTTGATGTTAACACTCGCAATGTGCACAATAGTATACCTCTTCACTTGGCCTTAGCTAGGGGTGCAAAGGCATGTGTTGGACTGCTTCTAGATGCTGGAGCGGATTATAATTTGCAG gatgatgatggtgataatGCTTTCCATATAGCAGCAGAAACAGCAAAAATGATACGCGAAAATCTGGACTGGCTTATTGTTATGCTAAAGAATCCCGATGCTGATATTGAAGTCAGAAACCACAG tgGCAAGACACTACGGGACATCTTAGAGGCTCTACCCCGAGAATGGATATCCGAAGATTTGATGGAGGCACTCTCAAATAGAGGCGTTCATTTATCTCCTACAAT ATTTGAAGTGGGAGATTGGGTGAAGTTTAAAAGAACTGTCACAACTCCAACACATGGGTGGCAAGGTGCTAGACCAAAGAGTGTTGGCTTTGTGCAAAGTATTCCAGACAGGGATAATCTAATCGTTTCATTTTGTTCGGGAGAGGTTCATGTTCTGCCAAATGAAGTTGTAAAAGTTGTTCCATTGGACAGGGGGCAACATGTACAACTGAAAGGAGATGTAAAAGAGCCTAG GTTTGGTTGGCGTGGGCAGTCACGTGACAGCATTGGGACAGTATTATGTGTTGACGATGATGGAATTCTCCGTGTTGGGTTTCCTGGTGCATCCAGAGGATGGAAAGCTGACCCAGCAGAGATGGAACGTGTTGAGGAATTCAAGGTTGGAGATTGGGTTCGTATTCGTCCAACTCTTACATCTGCAAAACATGGGTTAGGAGCTGTGACACCAGGAAGCATTGGCATTGTATATTGTATCCGACCTGACAGTAGTCTGTTAATTGAACTGAGCTATCTTCCAAATCCTTGGCATTGTGAACCAGAGGAGGTTGAGCATGTTCCTCCTTTTAGG ATTGGGGATAAGGTATGTGTGAAGCGATCTGTCGCAGAACCTAGATATGCTTGGGGTGGTGAGACACATCATAGTGTTGGAAGAATAAGTGAGATTGAGAACGATGGTCTCTTAGTAATAGAAATACCAAATCGACCCATACCATGGCAAGCTGATCCATCTGATATGGAGAAGGTGGAAGATTTTAAG GTTGGAGATTGGGTCAGAGTGAAAGCTTCAGTATCTTCTCCAAAATATGGATGGGAGGATATTACAAGGAACAGTATTGGGGTAATTCATAGTTTGGAGGAGGATGGTGATGTGGGTGTTGCCTTTTGCTTCAGAAGCAAGCCTTTTTCTTGCTCAGTCACTGATGTGGAGAAAGTTCCTCCTTTTGAGGTGGGACAAGAAATTCATGTGATGCAATCTGTTAGTCAGCCACGGCTTGGGTGGTCAAATGAATCACCAGCTACTGTTGGAAAAATAGTGAGAATTGACATGGATGGTGCCCTCAAT GCAAAGGTCACCGGTAGGCAGAGCTTGTGGAAAGTGTCTCCTGGAGATGCTGAACGACTTCCAGGGTTTGAGGTTGGGGATTGGGTACGCTCTAAACCAAGCCTGGGAAATAGACCTAGTTATGACTGGAATAGTGTTGGCAGAGAGAGTTTAGCTGTTGTGCATAGTGTACAGGATTCTGGTTATTTGGAGTTGGCTTGCTGTTTCCGTAAAGGGAAGTGGATCACTCATTATACGGATGTTGAAAAGGTTCCTAGCTTGAAAGTTGGGCAGTATGTTAGTTTCCGAGTTGGTTTGGTTGAACCCAGGTGGGGTTGGAGAGGAGCTCAGCCTGAATCTCAAGGTATTATAACAAGTATTCATGCGGATGGAGAAGTCAGGGTTGCATTCTTTGGTTTGCCAGGACTGTGGAAAGGCGATCCTTCGGACCTGCAGGCAGAACAAATCTTTGAAGTGGGAGAGTGGGTGAGATTGAAAGAAAATGCAAATAATTGGAAATCAATTGGGCCAGGTAGTGTTGGCGTCGTTCAAGGAATAGGGTATGAAGGAGATGAAACTGACAGAAGTACTTACGTAGGCTTTTGTGGGGAGCAAGAGAAATGGGTAGGACCAAGTTCCCATCTTGAAAGAGTTGACAAACTCTTTGCAGGGCAGAAAGTTAGAGTTAAACAATATGTAAAGCAACCTAGATTTGGGTGGTCGGGGCACACCCATGCTAGTATTGGTACTATACAAGCAATTGATGCTGATGGGAAGCTTCGAATATACACTCCAGCAGGTTCAAAAACATGGATGCTGGACCCATCAGAAGTGGACGTCGTGGAAGAGAAGGAGCTTTGTATTGGAGACTGGGTGAGGGTTAGAGCATCAGTTTCAACTCCAACCCACCATTGGGGGGAAGTGATTCATTCAAGCGTGGGGGTGGTGCATCGGATGGAAGATGATAATTTATGGGTTTCATTCTGTTTTGTGGAGAGATTATGGCTTTGCAAGGCAAGCGAAATGGAACGGGTTAGGCCTTATAAAGTAGGGGACAAAGTAAGGATCAGAGATGGACTGGTATCGCCGCGGTGGGGATGGGGGATGGAGACACATGCCAGCAGGGGACAGGTTGTAGGAGTAGATGCAAATGGTAAACTAAGAATAAGGTTCCGTTGGAGGGAAGGTAGGCCTTGGATAGGAGACCCTGCTGATATTGCCCTTGATGAGAACTGA